Proteins from one Chroococcidiopsis sp. CCMEE 29 genomic window:
- a CDS encoding DUF3326 domain-containing protein → MNHRPYTVILIVPTGIGAAIGGYAGDALPVARAIASVADRLITHPNVLNGAQLYWPLPNALYVEGYGLDKFAAKCWGLRPVHQNRVGLILDQSIEPDLRLRQLQAADAARATLGLNLTDYVITDAPLQVQLRSSASGSSWGTIDNPDSLLRAAEVLINKAEAEAIAVVVRFPDDIDSEALQSYRHGQGVDPLAGAEAIISHLIVRTFQIPCAHSPALSPLPLDPDLSPRSAAEELGYTFLPSVLVGLSRAPRFVVEACNFPSHNDIWADQVDAVVVPATACGSSALLSLSQLPVQIITVRENQTQMQVLPEPLGIKAKQVNSYLEALGVLVAHKAGISPDTLSPNLPSLHCLSTTEISSPPNP, encoded by the coding sequence GTGAATCATCGTCCCTACACAGTTATCTTAATTGTACCCACTGGCATTGGGGCAGCAATTGGAGGTTATGCCGGAGATGCGTTGCCAGTTGCCAGAGCGATCGCCTCTGTTGCCGACCGCCTGATTACTCACCCTAACGTCCTCAACGGCGCTCAATTATATTGGCCTTTGCCCAATGCTTTATATGTCGAAGGCTATGGACTTGACAAATTTGCCGCAAAATGCTGGGGACTGCGACCAGTACATCAAAACCGTGTAGGTTTAATTCTTGACCAATCAATTGAACCAGACTTGCGACTGCGACAACTGCAAGCAGCAGATGCAGCCAGAGCGACTCTAGGATTAAATCTGACCGATTACGTCATCACGGATGCACCCTTACAAGTACAGTTACGAAGCTCAGCATCAGGATCTAGCTGGGGGACGATTGACAATCCAGATAGTTTATTACGCGCAGCTGAAGTATTGATTAACAAAGCTGAGGCAGAAGCGATCGCAGTCGTTGTTCGCTTTCCGGATGATATTGATAGTGAAGCACTACAAAGCTATCGCCACGGTCAAGGCGTTGATCCGCTGGCGGGTGCAGAAGCCATTATTAGCCATCTAATAGTCAGAACCTTTCAGATTCCATGCGCCCATTCTCCTGCTTTATCACCCCTTCCCCTTGACCCAGATCTATCTCCACGCTCAGCTGCTGAGGAATTGGGCTATACTTTCTTACCCAGCGTTCTAGTTGGTCTAAGTCGCGCCCCCCGATTCGTTGTAGAAGCGTGCAACTTCCCATCTCACAACGATATTTGGGCCGATCAAGTTGATGCCGTAGTTGTACCAGCCACGGCTTGCGGGAGTAGCGCTTTATTAAGTTTGAGCCAGTTACCAGTGCAGATTATTACCGTCCGGGAAAATCAAACCCAGATGCAAGTTCTTCCAGAACCGCTAGGAATTAAAGCAAAGCAGGTAAACTCTTATTTGGAGGCTCTAGGCGTTTTAGTTGCCCATAAAGCAGGCATTAGCCCAGATACCCTTAGCCCAAATCTTCCATCTCTGCACTGCCTATCCACAACAGAAATTTCCTCTCCCCCTAATCCCTAA
- a CDS encoding DNA polymerase III subunit gamma/tau has product MSYEPLHHKYRPQTFADLVGQEAIATTLTNAIRTAKIAPAYLFTGPRGTGKTSSARILAKSLNCLKENKPTAQPCGVCDVCKGIAKGSALDVIEIDAASNTGVDNIREIIERSQFAPVQCRYKVYAIDECHMLSSAAFNALLKTLEEPPDRVVFVLATTDPQRVLPTIISRCQRFDFRRIALEAMVAHLRKIATQENINITPDGLQLVAQVAQGGLRDAESLLDQLSLLSSQVTVERVWDLVGSVAEPDLMELLEAIAQINPEGLLDCARRIMERGREPLTLLQNLAGFYRDLLIAKTAPSRSDLVAVTPLTWKALCEQANKWEISSILAGQQHLAKSELQVKTTTQPRLWLEVTLLGLLPAAKDGQHSPVSTQSTTTDSTARPTQPPATPTTPVNHVTNGIDDNQRQLPPPEQVVEPVTSPLPVNHDLPEPSSDRISLPHPPAKAEPLATTSQTDVAEKLDLNQIWQQMLECLPLPSQALFREHGRLLAINGQQAQIGIRSQNLAKIAQNKLADVEAAFQKVCQFKVKVRLEITMANQPHNTVQEPAMAFMPQTSPATDTKNSPQITEANPSLTATQPQSRIPVEEPTTSISASPNMDVATSTPTSVEWDDDEVAISAQRLADFFKGEIVRLQDEPTFAQPIERSSLPPQAASEWYDADAEGEADIDF; this is encoded by the coding sequence ATGTCTTACGAGCCGCTGCACCACAAATATCGCCCCCAAACTTTTGCCGATTTGGTCGGTCAGGAGGCGATCGCTACTACCCTTACCAACGCTATCCGCACAGCAAAAATTGCTCCTGCCTATTTGTTCACCGGTCCTAGAGGTACGGGCAAAACTTCCAGTGCTCGGATTTTAGCCAAGTCACTCAACTGCCTGAAGGAGAACAAGCCAACCGCTCAACCGTGTGGTGTCTGTGATGTTTGTAAGGGAATCGCCAAAGGTTCCGCTTTGGATGTAATTGAAATTGATGCTGCTAGCAACACTGGCGTTGACAATATCAGGGAGATTATCGAACGCTCCCAATTTGCTCCAGTACAGTGTCGCTACAAGGTGTATGCGATCGATGAATGCCACATGCTCAGCTCTGCCGCTTTCAATGCCTTATTGAAGACATTAGAAGAGCCACCCGATCGCGTCGTATTTGTTTTAGCTACAACTGACCCCCAGCGGGTATTGCCGACGATTATCTCTCGATGTCAACGGTTTGACTTCCGCAGGATAGCTTTAGAAGCAATGGTAGCTCATTTGAGGAAAATTGCTACCCAAGAAAACATCAACATTACCCCAGACGGATTGCAGCTAGTGGCTCAAGTGGCTCAAGGCGGATTGCGGGATGCTGAAAGTCTGCTCGATCAGCTCAGTTTATTATCAAGTCAAGTGACTGTAGAGCGGGTTTGGGATTTGGTCGGTTCTGTTGCTGAGCCAGATTTAATGGAATTGCTAGAGGCGATCGCCCAAATCAACCCGGAAGGTTTACTTGACTGCGCTCGGAGAATCATGGAGCGAGGTCGGGAACCTCTAACTCTGCTCCAGAATCTCGCTGGTTTCTACCGAGATTTGCTCATTGCCAAAACCGCACCCAGCCGTAGCGATTTAGTTGCTGTCACACCTCTGACGTGGAAAGCGTTGTGTGAACAAGCCAATAAGTGGGAGATTTCCAGCATTTTAGCTGGGCAACAGCACTTGGCAAAAAGCGAACTTCAAGTCAAAACTACTACTCAGCCGCGCCTGTGGTTGGAAGTAACGCTGCTAGGATTATTACCGGCGGCAAAGGACGGACAGCACTCACCTGTTAGCACTCAATCCACTACAACAGACTCTACTGCGCGCCCAACACAGCCACCAGCGACCCCAACTACCCCAGTTAACCATGTCACTAATGGAATTGACGACAATCAAAGGCAACTACCGCCGCCAGAGCAGGTAGTAGAACCGGTTACCTCACCGCTCCCAGTCAATCACGATCTTCCAGAGCCCAGTAGCGATCGCATCTCTCTTCCTCATCCACCAGCTAAAGCGGAGCCACTAGCCACCACATCTCAGACAGATGTGGCAGAAAAACTTGACCTAAACCAAATTTGGCAACAGATGCTAGAGTGTCTCCCACTGCCAAGTCAAGCTCTTTTTAGAGAACACGGACGCCTGTTAGCTATTAACGGACAACAAGCTCAAATCGGAATTCGTTCTCAAAATCTAGCTAAGATTGCTCAGAACAAACTGGCGGATGTTGAAGCAGCTTTTCAGAAAGTCTGCCAATTCAAGGTGAAGGTGCGCTTGGAGATCACGATGGCGAATCAGCCTCATAACACTGTCCAGGAGCCAGCTATGGCTTTTATGCCACAGACATCGCCTGCTACTGATACTAAAAATTCGCCACAAATAACTGAAGCCAATCCTAGTCTCACAGCAACCCAGCCTCAATCTAGAATTCCTGTAGAGGAGCCAACTACCTCCATTTCAGCATCCCCAAACATGGATGTAGCAACATCTACTCCTACCTCTGTTGAATGGGATGACGACGAAGTAGCGATCTCGGCTCAACGACTTGCTGATTTTTTTAAGGGCGAGATTGTCAGGCTTCAAGATGAACCAACCTTTGCTCAACCGATAGAAAGAAGCAGCCTACCGCCGCAGGCTGCCTCTGAATGGTACGATGCTGATGCTGAAGGAGAAGCGGACATCGATTTTTAA
- a CDS encoding glycosyltransferase family 2 protein, with protein MPANSWPENDSYNELDALSSLLSDLSEEESAVEALDATSLKSSYAGRRRKAALVLTIVWSGTIALHLVSWGSWFVYGLTTMFGIHALRIVFARPRSRPEQLSDDRIADFPSVSLLVAAKNEEAVISNLVRRLCNQDYPNDKYEVWVIDDNSTDRTPVILEHLSKQYSNLKVLRRLAGAGGGKSGALNQVLPLTQGEILAVFDADAQVSSDLLRQVLPLFKRRSVGAVQVRKAIANASENFWTQGQVAEMALDSYYQQQRIAIGGVGDLRGNGQFVRRKALASCGGWNEETITDDLDLALRLHLEQWDIEFLRFPAVEEEGVTSAIALWHQRNRWAEGGYQRYLDYWQLIVRNRMGTGKTFDLLIFLLIQYVLPIAGVPDLLMAIARHRAPMLSPVTGLTVSMSMVWMFMGLKQTRKDKIRVSTFFVTLLQTLRGTLYMFHWLVVMTSTTARMSVRPKRLKWVKTVHQGNH; from the coding sequence ATGCCAGCGAATTCCTGGCCCGAAAACGATTCTTATAACGAGCTAGACGCGCTCAGTTCTCTGTTATCTGACCTATCAGAGGAGGAGTCAGCGGTAGAGGCGTTGGATGCAACGTCTCTAAAATCATCCTATGCAGGTCGTAGACGTAAAGCGGCGCTCGTTTTAACAATTGTCTGGAGTGGCACAATTGCCCTGCATTTAGTTTCTTGGGGATCTTGGTTTGTGTATGGTCTGACTACGATGTTCGGGATTCATGCCTTGCGCATCGTCTTCGCTCGACCTCGAAGCCGACCAGAACAGCTATCAGATGATAGAATCGCCGATTTTCCCTCTGTCTCCCTGCTAGTCGCAGCAAAAAATGAAGAAGCAGTAATTAGCAACTTAGTCAGGAGGCTTTGTAACCAAGACTACCCAAATGATAAGTATGAAGTTTGGGTAATTGACGATAATAGCACTGACAGAACGCCAGTAATTTTAGAACATCTCTCAAAGCAATACAGCAACCTCAAAGTACTGCGTCGGTTGGCTGGAGCTGGTGGAGGTAAGTCGGGGGCACTAAATCAGGTGTTGCCGCTGACACAGGGAGAAATTTTGGCGGTGTTTGATGCGGATGCTCAGGTATCCTCAGATTTACTGCGGCAGGTGCTACCGTTGTTTAAACGGCGCTCGGTAGGGGCAGTACAGGTGCGAAAAGCGATCGCCAACGCCTCAGAGAATTTCTGGACGCAGGGTCAGGTAGCAGAAATGGCGCTGGACTCTTATTACCAGCAGCAGCGGATTGCCATTGGTGGGGTTGGCGACCTCCGAGGCAATGGTCAATTTGTGCGGCGAAAGGCGTTGGCTAGTTGCGGCGGCTGGAATGAGGAAACGATCACTGACGATCTGGATCTTGCTTTACGCTTGCATCTAGAGCAGTGGGACATTGAGTTTCTCCGCTTTCCAGCAGTGGAAGAAGAGGGTGTAACCAGTGCGATCGCACTGTGGCATCAGCGCAACCGCTGGGCAGAAGGGGGATATCAGCGTTATTTGGATTATTGGCAGCTAATTGTCCGCAACCGGATGGGAACAGGCAAAACCTTCGATCTGCTGATATTTTTGCTGATCCAGTACGTCTTACCAATTGCAGGGGTACCAGATTTACTCATGGCGATCGCCAGGCATCGAGCGCCAATGTTGAGTCCAGTTACTGGTTTGACCGTGTCAATGTCAATGGTGTGGATGTTTATGGGTCTAAAGCAGACTCGTAAAGATAAGATTCGCGTTTCTACATTCTTCGTGACTCTACTCCAGACGCTGCGTGGCACCCTCTATATGTTCCACTGGTTAGTGGTAATGACTAGTACTACCGCTCGCATGTCAGTGCGACCAAAGCGGCTGAAATGGGTCAAAACCGTCCATCAAGGAAACCATTAA
- the ebsA gene encoding type IV pilus biogenesis protein EbsA, with protein MSIQQLQPANQQDMRIYLPYFQGNKRNMLPLAISLYKKGVLEGKRKIEGGDSIPFITTWNVSTLPADLIRCRMQFDGNADLSYEMLIQSSEFIDFLIDVILNFQRTRITDFSKAFYRKLLRIDD; from the coding sequence ATGTCTATCCAGCAACTGCAACCCGCTAACCAGCAAGATATGAGGATCTATCTGCCTTACTTCCAGGGCAACAAGCGCAATATGCTACCCTTAGCCATCAGTCTCTATAAAAAAGGAGTTCTGGAGGGCAAGCGCAAGATTGAAGGCGGCGATAGCATTCCTTTTATCACTACTTGGAATGTCTCTACTTTACCCGCAGATCTGATCCGTTGCCGGATGCAGTTTGATGGCAATGCAGATTTAAGTTATGAGATGTTAATTCAAAGTTCAGAGTTTATTGATTTTTTAATTGATGTCATCCTGAACTTTCAACGCACGCGCATTACAGACTTTTCCAAAGCTTTTTACCGAAAACTGTTACGGATAGATGATTGA